From a single Asticcacaulis sp. MM231 genomic region:
- the hisS gene encoding histidine--tRNA ligase: protein MSENPENPVPFFRPEARSPRGFIDKRSHQIAIERHLITTVSKVYEDFGFEALQTPAFEYADALGKFLPDSDRPNVGVFAQQDDDEQWMALRYDLTAPLARFAAQNWETLPKPFRRYAFGPVWRNEKPGPGRLREFMQCDADIVGSDRPEADAEMIALAVAGYKALDVPARLRVNNRKLLNGLLTSLGVSEPGQQLGVLRAIDKLDRFGLEGVALLLGAGRKDDSGDYTKGAQLPEFAIQPVLDFVSAGGAATRAAVLEKLAAVLANSAEGQAGLEDLTRIDTALTAMGVGEEAAIFDPGIVRGLEYYTGPVFEGELLLETRDDKGNLVQMGSVGGGGRYDDLVARFTGQQVPSTGFSFGVSRLAAALALTDLGKKNVARGPIVIIAFSESDMGEYFKFAADVRAAGMAAEVYLGRSGMKAQMKYADRRLSPAVVMMGEDELKAGQVTIKDLDLGRDLAMQISDNKAWKEGRPGQVTLSHAEAINHLKSITENR from the coding sequence ATGAGCGAAAATCCAGAAAACCCCGTCCCGTTCTTTCGTCCTGAGGCACGCAGTCCACGCGGCTTTATCGACAAGCGCAGCCATCAGATCGCCATCGAGCGCCATCTGATCACCACCGTGTCGAAGGTCTATGAGGACTTCGGTTTTGAAGCCCTGCAAACGCCGGCGTTTGAATATGCCGATGCGCTCGGCAAGTTCCTGCCGGATTCAGACCGCCCCAATGTCGGCGTTTTCGCCCAGCAGGACGACGATGAGCAATGGATGGCGCTGCGCTATGACCTGACCGCGCCGCTGGCGCGCTTCGCGGCGCAGAACTGGGAAACCCTGCCCAAGCCCTTCCGCCGCTACGCCTTCGGGCCGGTGTGGCGCAACGAAAAACCGGGCCCCGGCCGCCTGCGCGAATTCATGCAGTGCGACGCCGATATCGTCGGCTCCGATCGACCCGAGGCCGATGCCGAAATGATCGCCCTGGCCGTGGCCGGATACAAGGCGCTCGATGTGCCGGCCCGCCTGCGCGTCAACAACCGCAAACTGCTGAATGGCCTGCTGACCAGCCTCGGCGTCAGCGAGCCCGGCCAGCAACTCGGCGTCCTGCGCGCCATTGATAAACTCGACCGCTTCGGCCTTGAAGGCGTGGCCCTGTTGCTCGGCGCCGGCCGCAAGGATGACAGCGGCGACTACACAAAGGGCGCCCAGCTCCCCGAGTTCGCCATTCAGCCCGTCCTCGATTTCGTATCGGCGGGCGGGGCCGCCACCCGCGCGGCGGTACTGGAAAAACTGGCTGCCGTGCTGGCCAATTCGGCCGAAGGACAGGCGGGTCTCGAAGACCTGACGCGCATCGATACTGCCCTCACGGCTATGGGCGTTGGCGAAGAAGCCGCCATCTTCGATCCGGGCATTGTGCGCGGCCTCGAATACTATACCGGCCCGGTTTTTGAGGGTGAACTGCTACTCGAAACCCGCGACGACAAGGGCAATCTGGTCCAGATGGGCAGCGTCGGCGGCGGCGGCCGTTATGATGATCTTGTCGCGCGCTTCACTGGCCAGCAGGTGCCGTCCACCGGCTTCTCGTTCGGCGTATCACGTCTGGCGGCGGCGCTGGCCCTGACAGATCTCGGCAAGAAGAACGTGGCGCGCGGCCCGATCGTCATTATCGCCTTCTCCGAATCCGATATGGGCGAGTATTTCAAATTCGCCGCTGACGTGCGCGCCGCCGGCATGGCCGCCGAGGTCTATCTCGGCCGTTCAGGCATGAAAGCGCAAATGAAGTACGCCGATCGCCGACTCAGCCCCGCTGTGGTCATGATGGGCGAAGACGAGCTGAAAGCCGGTCAAGTCACGATCAAGGACCTCGATCTCGGCCGCGACTTGGCGATGCAAATAAGTGACAATAAGGCATGGAAGGAAGGGCGCCCCGGCCAGGTCACCCTGTCACATGCAGAAGCCATCAACCATTTGAAATCTATAACGGAAAATCGTTGA